The genomic interval GGTCGAAGCCTTGGCGGCAGCTGGCTGGATGTTCGGCGCGGCATTGCCGGTCTGGCTGAAGCCGGGCGCGGTCGCTTCCATATCCAGCAGCGCCTTCATCTCGTCATCCAGCACCATGACCGACAGGGTCGCGCCGATCATTTCCAGCGAGGTGAAGTAATTGCCGACATAGGCGCGGTAGACGGTGGCGCCGCGCGCCTCGATTTCCTGCTCCATGCGGTCGTAAAGCACATAGAGTTCGTTGACCGGGGTTGCGCCCAGGCCGGAGACCAGCACGGCGACTTCGCTGCCCTTCGGCAGATCATGATCGTCCATGACGATCTTGACCATGTCGGCGGCGACCTCATTGGCGCTCTTCAGCGGTTCCACGCGGGTGCCAGGCTCGCCGTGGTGGCCGATGCCGACCTCCATCGTGCCCGGCTCGATCTGGAAATTCGGATGACCGACGGCCGGCAGTGTGCAGGGGCCAAGCCCGACGCCGACGGAGCGCACGCTGTCGATCGCCTTCTGGGCGGCGGCCTGCACGTCGGCAAGCGTCCCGCCTCTAGCGGCGACCGCGCCGGCGATCTTCCACATGAAGATCTCGCCGGCCACGCCGCGGCGCTTCTCGCGCTCGGAAAGCGGGGCCGAGCAGACATCGTCATTGGCGACCACGGTCGCGACCGCGATGCCCTCTTTCTCAAGCATGCCGGCGGCCATTTTGACGTTCATGTTGTCACCGGCGTAATTGCCATAAAGCACCGCAACGCCAGCCCCGCCATCGGCGGCGCGCATCGCATCGGCAAAGCTCTTGGCCGTCGGCGAGGAGAACAGTTCGCCGACGGCGACCGCGTCCACCATGTTGCGGCCGGTATAGCCGATGAAGGCCGGCTCGTGGCCCGAACCGCCGCCGGTGACGATGCCGACCTTGCCGGAAACCGGCGCTGTCTGCGATACGATCACGCGCGGATTGGCCGGGTCGAGCCGCACCAGATCGCGGTGGGCCCTGACGAAACCGGCCACGGTCTCGTCGACAAGATCGTCGGGGTTGTTGATAAATCTCTGCATTGAAGCGACCTTATCGTTCATCATTTACCGGACGGTGTAGCCGCCATCGACAAGAAGGTCCGCGCCGTTGATCATCGCCGCCTCATCGGAAGCGAGGAACACGGCGGCGGCGGCGATTTCTTCCGGCTCGGCAAAGCGGCCGCTCGGGATCTGGGCCTTCATCGCCTCGCCCTTTTCGCCTTCCCATGCCTTGCGGCCGAGATCGGTCATCACCACGGTGGGCGAGATCGAATTGGCGGTGATGCCGTGTTTGCCCCATTCCAGCGCCAGCGTCTTGGTGACGCCGATGACGGCGAATTTTGTGGCGCAGTAGGCGACATGGCCTTCGATGGCGACCGAGCCGGCCTGGCTTGCAAGGTTGACGATCCGCCCGCCCTTGCCAGCGGCAATCATCGCGCGCCCGACGGCCTGGCACATCAGATAGGTGCCGGTCAGGTTGACGGCGATGGTGCGGTCCCACGCGGCCTTCGAAAGTTCTTCGGCGGGGGCGAGGTCGACAATGCCGGCGGAGTTGACGAGAATATCGATCTCGCCGAGTGCCGCTTTGACGTCGGAGACCGCAGCTTCGATGCTGTCGCTTTCGGTGACGTTGCATGCGAAGGCCTTCGCGCCGTCAAGCTCGGCGGCCATGGCATCGGCCGCATCGCGGTTCATGTCGAGAATGGCGACGCGCGCGCCCTTGGCAGCAAACGCCCGGGCAATCGCCGCGCCGATGCCGGATGCCGCGCCGGTGACAACCGCGACCTTGCCGGCAAGTGAAAATTCAGGGGAAGACGCCATCGAAACGTCCTTTCTTCTGGCTGCTGTGACGGCCGTGCCGCGACGGTGACGCCTGCGGCCGGCAAAGGCCGCAGGCATGTTTCAAAGCTTACTGACGCTCTTTCAGAAGCGCGTCGACATTGTCGGCGGTCACCGGCGTCCACGGCACATTGTACTGCTTGGATTCGCCGTTATTCCACTGCATTTCGGGGTATTTTTCCCAGATGCCAGAGGTCGGCTCGTAGTCCGGGTTGACGGCCTTGATGGCGACGTCGATCGCGCCGAGCGCCTGGGCCTGGCCATCCTGCAGGATCGAATGCATGTCGCCGCGCTTGACGGCTTCCAGAGCATCGGTCACGCCGTCGACGCCGGCAATCGAGAAATCGCTGACATTCATGCCGGCGGCCTTGATCGCCTCGATCGCGCCGAGCGCCATCTCGTCATTCTGCGCGATCACGCCCTTGATGTCGCCGCCATGGGCGGTCAGCCAGTTTTCCATCAGCGACTGCGCTTCCGCGCGGCTCCAGTTGGCGGTCTGCTGTTCGACAACGCT from Martelella mediterranea DSM 17316 carries:
- the dhaL gene encoding dihydroxyacetone kinase subunit DhaL, whose product is MQRFINNPDDLVDETVAGFVRAHRDLVRLDPANPRVIVSQTAPVSGKVGIVTGGGSGHEPAFIGYTGRNMVDAVAVGELFSSPTAKSFADAMRAADGGAGVAVLYGNYAGDNMNVKMAAGMLEKEGIAVATVVANDDVCSAPLSEREKRRGVAGEIFMWKIAGAVAARGGTLADVQAAAQKAIDSVRSVGVGLGPCTLPAVGHPNFQIEPGTMEVGIGHHGEPGTRVEPLKSANEVAADMVKIVMDDHDLPKGSEVAVLVSGLGATPVNELYVLYDRMEQEIEARGATVYRAYVGNYFTSLEMIGATLSVMVLDDEMKALLDMEATAPGFSQTGNAAPNIQPAAAKASTIAPAKTENTENDAPRAPETINGPSVKNAGNAAIVEEIAAVIVENKAWLSEIDGKIGDGDHGINMAKGFGRAAERIAGSQMTLDEAMSVLSDVLMSEIGGSMGPLYGLMFQEMASSIKGRTAIDADAFSQMLNAGLSGVRSTGSAKVGDKTLIDTLVPAVEAFDAAKADGFAPALQAMAQAAEKGRDSTVDLVARIGRASRLGERSRGVLDAGATSCCMILTELGNGFSRRLQD
- a CDS encoding GolD/DthD family dehydrogenase, with protein sequence MASSPEFSLAGKVAVVTGAASGIGAAIARAFAAKGARVAILDMNRDAADAMAAELDGAKAFACNVTESDSIEAAVSDVKAALGEIDILVNSAGIVDLAPAEELSKAAWDRTIAVNLTGTYLMCQAVGRAMIAAGKGGRIVNLASQAGSVAIEGHVAYCATKFAVIGVTKTLALEWGKHGITANSISPTVVMTDLGRKAWEGEKGEAMKAQIPSGRFAEPEEIAAAAVFLASDEAAMINGADLLVDGGYTVR